In Paenibacillus ihbetae, the following are encoded in one genomic region:
- the rlmD gene encoding 23S rRNA (uracil(1939)-C(5))-methyltransferase RlmD, whose translation MSKQQRSAHNNKNSKHKHSKGEGAKPNGAAASSRPKPSGKPAYSREESKPMTGQKAASSKRRPNPGAGKAPHSYNQQRRSPSNTMTAEELKSGDIIIVTIKRLGINGEGVGYYRRKAVFIDGALTDEVVKAEVQEVQPKFIKAQLLEVEKRSPHRIEPPCPVFGICGGCQIQHISYEGQLAAKTDIVREAFNRYAGLDNLRFKPILGMEHPWNYRNKAQLQLKRQGREVIAGLYEADSHSIVDISGCPIQHPKVNEAVEKVKSVLEELRIPLYKENGSKDGVRTIVVRHGFQSGELQVTLVTAGSRLPRQDDFVRMLRLTMPEVSGIAMNINPKKTSLIFGERTITLWGAENMQESLSDLQFALSPRAFFQLNPQQTVKLYESVRAAAGLTGQETVIDAYCGTGTIGLWLAPYAKEIRGIETIPEAVEDARINAQRNGRTNASFHVGQAEELLPRWVKDGLRPDVIIADPPRTGLDPRFLETILRTKPKRFVYVSCNPSTLAKDCKVLLDGGYEIDWVQPVDMFPQTSHVECVILMKWRGEPK comes from the coding sequence ATGAGCAAACAACAGCGTTCTGCGCATAATAACAAGAATAGCAAGCACAAGCACAGCAAGGGAGAAGGAGCCAAGCCGAACGGAGCAGCGGCGTCCAGCCGTCCCAAGCCTTCCGGGAAGCCCGCCTATTCGCGTGAGGAGTCTAAGCCGATGACAGGTCAAAAGGCCGCTTCTTCCAAGAGAAGGCCGAATCCGGGAGCGGGGAAGGCTCCTCATTCATATAACCAGCAACGGCGCTCGCCTTCCAATACCATGACCGCGGAGGAGCTGAAGTCCGGCGATATCATCATTGTGACGATCAAGCGGCTCGGCATCAACGGTGAAGGCGTCGGCTACTATCGCCGCAAGGCGGTCTTTATTGACGGCGCCCTCACGGATGAAGTCGTCAAGGCGGAGGTTCAAGAGGTTCAGCCGAAATTCATCAAGGCCCAGCTGCTGGAGGTGGAGAAGCGTTCTCCTCACCGGATCGAGCCGCCCTGCCCGGTATTCGGGATATGCGGAGGCTGCCAAATCCAGCACATATCCTATGAAGGCCAGCTTGCGGCGAAGACCGATATCGTCCGGGAGGCGTTCAACCGGTACGCCGGATTGGACAATCTGCGGTTCAAGCCGATCCTCGGGATGGAGCATCCGTGGAATTATCGGAATAAAGCCCAGCTGCAGCTAAAGCGGCAGGGCCGCGAGGTCATAGCGGGACTGTATGAAGCCGACAGCCATTCCATCGTCGATATCAGTGGCTGCCCGATCCAGCATCCGAAGGTGAACGAAGCGGTGGAAAAGGTGAAGTCGGTGTTGGAGGAATTGCGCATTCCTCTATATAAGGAGAACGGGAGCAAGGATGGGGTGCGAACCATCGTGGTCCGCCACGGCTTCCAGTCCGGCGAGCTGCAGGTGACGCTCGTAACGGCAGGCAGCCGTCTGCCGCGGCAGGACGACTTTGTTCGAATGCTGCGCCTGACGATGCCGGAGGTCAGCGGCATTGCCATGAACATCAACCCGAAGAAGACCTCCCTCATATTCGGAGAACGGACGATAACCCTGTGGGGAGCCGAGAACATGCAGGAATCGCTGAGCGACCTGCAGTTTGCGCTGTCGCCGCGGGCATTCTTCCAGCTGAATCCGCAGCAGACGGTGAAGCTGTATGAATCGGTGCGTGCTGCGGCCGGACTGACCGGCCAAGAGACGGTCATTGACGCCTACTGCGGGACAGGCACGATTGGGCTGTGGCTGGCTCCGTATGCGAAGGAGATCCGCGGGATCGAGACGATTCCCGAAGCGGTGGAAGACGCACGTATCAATGCGCAGCGCAACGGCCGCACCAATGCGAGCTTCCATGTCGGACAGGCAGAGGAGCTGTTGCCGCGCTGGGTCAAGGACGGATTGCGCCCCGACGTCATTATCGCGGATCCGCCGCGGACCGGACTGGACCCGCGCTTTCTGGAGACGATTCTCCGCACCAAGCCGAAGCGGTTCGTGTACGTCTCCTGCAATCCGTCGACGTTGGCGAAGGATTGCAAGGTGCTGCTGGACGGAGGCTATGAGATCGATTGGGTGCAGCCTGTGGATATGTTTCCGCAGACGAGTCATGTGGAGTGCGTAATATTAATGAAATGGAGGGGCGAGCCTAAATAG
- a CDS encoding sporulation protein, with translation MSFFNKILASVGIGAAQIDTRLEKSSYYPGEEVSGIVYIRGGNVEQKVDRIYLKVMTEYIRERDDSKFTETCVLAKVSITDSLLVKAGDELEIPFSFPLPLETPLTLSRQRVWVHTGLDIENAIDPKDYDYIEVTPGPEAAVIFDAASELGFQFKTASCEYHSRLGRGVPFVQEIEFYPGREYASRMRELELILYPQRDGISVLVEVDRKGSGVSGWLERSLDMDERHSWLTLSSADLQEGPSRVADLLDQVIQRSIR, from the coding sequence ATGTCGTTTTTTAACAAAATTTTGGCCAGCGTCGGGATCGGCGCAGCGCAGATTGATACCCGCCTGGAGAAATCCTCATACTATCCGGGGGAGGAAGTAAGCGGGATCGTCTATATTCGGGGCGGTAATGTGGAACAGAAGGTGGACCGCATCTACCTCAAGGTAATGACCGAGTATATCCGCGAGCGGGATGACAGCAAATTCACGGAAACCTGCGTGCTGGCTAAGGTTAGCATTACCGACTCCCTGCTTGTGAAGGCAGGCGATGAACTGGAAATCCCGTTCTCCTTCCCGCTTCCGCTGGAAACGCCGCTCACGCTTTCCAGACAGCGGGTATGGGTTCACACCGGACTTGACATCGAAAATGCAATCGATCCGAAAGATTACGACTATATTGAGGTTACGCCGGGGCCGGAGGCAGCTGTTATATTCGACGCCGCTTCCGAGCTCGGGTTCCAGTTTAAAACGGCCTCCTGCGAATATCATTCCCGACTGGGACGCGGGGTTCCGTTCGTGCAGGAAATTGAATTCTACCCGGGCCGCGAATATGCAAGCCGGATGCGGGAGCTGGAGCTGATCCTGTATCCGCAGCGGGACGGGATATCGGTTCTGGTCGAAGTCGACCGTAAGGGAAGCGGTGTTTCAGGCTGGCTCGAGCGCTCGCTTGATATGGATGAGCGCCACAGCTGGTTGACGCTGAGCAGCGCGGATCTTCAAGAAGGACCGTCGCGCGTTGCGGATCTTCTCGATCAAGTCATTCAACGATCGATACGATAA
- a CDS encoding GntR family transcriptional regulator, whose translation MSTGPRIKGSTRDYSYHLLKDRIMRLDLEPGTKISEKEIADELQVSRTPVREAFMKLAEEELLDIIPQSGTLVSRINLAHVEEGRFIREKIEKEIVALACEHFPEEYRFRLETNLALQDVSADNRNRYKLFELDEEFHQILFAGTGKERTWKMLQQLNIHFNRLRLLRLSMDSNWETIIAQHKEIYRLIVSGETEQAVKTMEGHLRLVVVEQDMLRQKYPQYFV comes from the coding sequence ATGTCAACAGGGCCAAGGATCAAAGGATCGACCCGGGATTATTCGTATCATCTATTAAAAGACCGTATTATGCGCCTCGATCTGGAGCCGGGCACCAAAATATCGGAGAAGGAAATTGCCGACGAGCTGCAGGTCAGCCGAACGCCGGTCCGCGAAGCCTTCATGAAGCTTGCCGAGGAGGAGCTGCTGGATATCATTCCGCAGAGCGGGACGCTTGTGTCCAGAATCAACCTTGCGCATGTGGAGGAGGGCCGGTTTATCAGGGAGAAGATTGAGAAGGAGATCGTTGCGCTGGCTTGCGAGCATTTCCCGGAGGAGTATCGTTTTCGCTTGGAGACCAATCTTGCGCTGCAGGATGTGAGCGCGGACAACCGCAACCGGTATAAGCTGTTCGAGCTGGATGAAGAGTTCCACCAAATTTTGTTCGCAGGCACGGGGAAGGAGCGGACCTGGAAAATGCTCCAGCAGCTCAATATCCACTTCAATCGGCTGCGTCTGCTGCGGCTCTCGATGGACTCCAACTGGGAGACGATCATTGCCCAGCATAAGGAGATTTATCGGCTGATCGTGAGCGGGGAGACGGAGCAGGCCGTGAAGACTATGGAAGGCCATTTGCGCCTGGTCGTTGTGGAGCAGGACATGCTCCGCCAGAAGTACCCTCAATATTTCGTATAA
- a CDS encoding Nif3-like dinuclear metal center hexameric protein: MTIKVQDVMNRLMGQAGSPAASVDGIVAGDGDAAVRGIAVAFIASHDVIVRAAELGANLLITHEGVFYSHHEAGPGPLGDSLVVQGKLERIHSVGMNIYRLHDAPHRTEPDVITDGLVKALDWNDLLEKHLPTAAVVVLPEGMTVRGMADYIKDRLHVPYVRAAGSLDTVCKRIGIAVGYRGGGQHVIPLFEHEGLDMLIAGEGPEWETPEYVADAAAQGRDQTLMLLGHGASEEPGMRLIADRLRDYFQEIPVHYLPARPLIHIV; the protein is encoded by the coding sequence ATGACTATAAAGGTCCAAGATGTCATGAATAGATTGATGGGGCAGGCCGGATCGCCGGCTGCTTCGGTCGATGGAATCGTGGCAGGGGATGGCGACGCGGCCGTGCGCGGAATTGCCGTTGCTTTCATCGCTTCCCATGATGTAATCGTACGGGCGGCGGAACTGGGCGCGAATCTGTTAATTACGCATGAGGGCGTCTTTTACAGCCATCATGAAGCTGGGCCGGGTCCGTTGGGGGACAGCCTGGTCGTGCAAGGCAAGCTGGAGCGCATTCACTCCGTAGGGATGAATATATACCGGCTGCATGATGCTCCGCATCGGACCGAGCCCGATGTGATAACCGATGGGCTGGTTAAAGCCTTAGACTGGAATGACCTGCTCGAGAAGCACTTGCCGACAGCGGCCGTTGTGGTTCTGCCGGAGGGGATGACCGTTCGAGGGATGGCGGATTATATCAAGGACCGGCTTCATGTGCCGTACGTGCGCGCTGCGGGGAGCCTGGACACGGTATGCAAACGGATCGGAATCGCAGTGGGCTATCGGGGAGGCGGGCAGCATGTCATTCCGCTTTTTGAACACGAAGGGCTCGATATGCTGATTGCAGGCGAAGGACCGGAGTGGGAGACGCCCGAATACGTCGCCGATGCGGCTGCGCAAGGACGGGACCAGACGCTGATGCTGCTCGGGCATGGGGCTAGCGAGGAGCCGGGCATGCGTCTGATTGCCGATCGGCTTCGGGATTATTTTCAGGAGATTCCCGTTCACTATCTGCCCGCACGTCCGTTGATTCATATCGTCTAG
- a CDS encoding DMT family transporter: MDNVNTGVKVKPYESGVQARGRMRGGFWLVVLGAALWGVDPLFRVILLKNLTSAQIVLLEHITISLIAIPVLWRNRVELRGIGWRHVGALLFISWGGSALATILFTMSLSNGNLNAVLLLQKLQPLFAIMLASLLLKEKLPRHFGILLIIALAGTYLLTFGMTLPIGHWNEFVQIGSLLSLGAAALWGGSTVMGRLMVGKLKYETVTSLRFVLALPLLAFMTWNEGAAWNMPAFGTGAFAAVSLNLIGQALLPGLLSLLVYYKGLTTTKASVATLAELSFPMVGVLINWIVFQEVVTSAQLLGFLLIWVVLFVISRQSESSERTLS; the protein is encoded by the coding sequence ATGGATAACGTAAATACCGGTGTCAAGGTCAAGCCTTACGAATCCGGCGTGCAAGCAAGGGGCCGAATGCGGGGAGGATTTTGGCTTGTCGTATTGGGAGCGGCCCTGTGGGGCGTGGACCCCTTGTTCAGAGTCATTCTTCTGAAAAACCTGACGTCGGCGCAGATTGTTTTGCTCGAGCACATCACTATTTCCTTGATTGCCATCCCGGTCTTGTGGAGAAACCGCGTTGAATTGCGAGGCATCGGCTGGCGCCATGTCGGAGCGCTGCTGTTTATTTCCTGGGGCGGCTCCGCATTAGCCACCATCCTGTTCACAATGAGCCTGTCAAACGGCAACCTGAACGCCGTCCTGCTGCTGCAGAAGCTTCAGCCGCTGTTTGCGATCATGCTCGCCAGCCTGCTTCTGAAGGAGAAGCTGCCCCGCCACTTCGGCATTTTGCTTATTATTGCCCTGGCGGGCACCTATCTGCTTACCTTTGGCATGACGCTGCCTATTGGTCACTGGAATGAGTTCGTGCAGATCGGAAGCCTCTTATCGTTGGGCGCAGCCGCATTATGGGGCGGCTCGACGGTGATGGGACGGCTGATGGTCGGCAAGCTGAAGTATGAGACGGTGACCTCGCTGCGCTTCGTGCTGGCGCTGCCACTGCTGGCCTTCATGACGTGGAACGAAGGAGCCGCATGGAATATGCCGGCATTCGGTACCGGCGCTTTTGCAGCGGTATCCTTGAATCTGATCGGCCAGGCGCTGCTGCCGGGACTCTTGAGCCTGCTGGTGTATTATAAAGGGCTGACTACTACGAAGGCCTCCGTCGCAACGCTGGCCGAGCTGAGCTTCCCGATGGTCGGCGTGCTCATTAACTGGATCGTATTCCAGGAGGTTGTGACAAGCGCCCAGCTGCTGGGCTTCCTGCTGATCTGGGTCGTTCTGTTCGTCATATCGAGACAGTCGGAATCGTCGGAGCGGACGCTATCGTAA
- a CDS encoding extracellular solute-binding protein: MVKKWVSLTLTAVLAAGLLAGCGSKSGDGATKEGETAKSNFNETGMPIVNEPLNLTFFTGKSPTNGSKFEDTLVWKTYKDMTNMNITFNLVPFETLTEKRNLALAGGDYPDVFYSARVGSAELTRYGEQGVFIPLNDLIDKYAPNFKKLMEQYPDIRKGLTMPDGNIYSLPSFYDPELLSMLIGTPLWINQEWLDKLGMEEPKTTEEFYAYLKAVKETDLNGNGKHDEIPYSATGITGLVDHLKGSWGLGTSGLGHKFVDVDPETGKLRFTKAEPKYKEMLEFMNKLYKEGLLDKEIFTIEGGALNAKGQEGLLGATVVPNPETVMGRKEYIGLGALKGPHGDQLYSHVKVPMVHVGAFAITDKNPNPEATIRWMDYFYGDEGAQFYFMGKEGETYTKNADGQLEYVKEITENPDGLTQDQALAKYFTWLGGSYPGLVRESWFKGSETLPSAMAAAEKAEPYAVKEILYNFNFTLEETDIMSSIGKDIQDYVTEMEAKFVNGSASFDQWDEYVNTLNKMGLEEYMRVYQAAYDRYQAE, from the coding sequence ACGAAGGAGGGGGAGACGGCCAAGTCCAATTTCAACGAGACCGGCATGCCGATCGTAAATGAACCGCTCAACCTGACCTTCTTCACGGGCAAATCGCCGACAAACGGAAGCAAGTTCGAGGATACGCTCGTATGGAAGACGTATAAGGACATGACCAATATGAACATCACGTTCAACCTTGTCCCGTTCGAGACGCTGACGGAGAAGCGGAATCTGGCGCTTGCCGGCGGGGATTATCCGGACGTGTTCTACTCCGCCCGGGTAGGATCGGCTGAGCTGACGCGCTACGGCGAGCAAGGCGTCTTCATTCCGCTGAATGACCTGATCGATAAATATGCGCCGAACTTCAAGAAGCTGATGGAGCAGTACCCGGATATCCGCAAGGGCTTGACGATGCCGGACGGCAACATTTATTCCCTGCCCTCCTTCTACGATCCGGAGCTGCTCTCGATGCTGATCGGAACGCCGCTGTGGATCAATCAGGAATGGCTGGATAAGCTCGGGATGGAGGAGCCGAAGACTACCGAGGAGTTCTACGCCTATCTGAAGGCGGTTAAGGAAACCGACCTCAACGGTAACGGCAAGCATGACGAGATTCCATACTCTGCAACGGGCATCACCGGTCTCGTCGACCATTTGAAGGGCTCCTGGGGACTCGGAACGAGCGGGCTTGGCCATAAGTTCGTCGATGTCGATCCGGAAACAGGCAAGCTGCGGTTTACGAAGGCGGAGCCGAAATACAAGGAAATGCTGGAGTTCATGAACAAGCTGTATAAGGAAGGGCTGCTGGATAAAGAGATCTTCACGATTGAGGGCGGCGCATTGAACGCGAAAGGGCAGGAAGGCTTGCTCGGAGCTACCGTCGTGCCGAATCCGGAAACTGTCATGGGACGCAAGGAATATATCGGTCTCGGCGCGCTCAAAGGACCTCACGGCGATCAGCTGTACTCCCACGTGAAGGTGCCGATGGTCCACGTAGGGGCATTTGCGATCACGGACAAGAACCCGAATCCGGAGGCGACGATTCGCTGGATGGATTACTTCTATGGCGATGAGGGAGCGCAGTTCTACTTCATGGGTAAAGAAGGCGAGACCTACACGAAGAACGCCGACGGTCAGCTTGAATATGTAAAGGAAATTACCGAAAATCCAGACGGCTTGACACAGGACCAGGCGCTGGCGAAGTACTTTACATGGCTTGGCGGCAGCTATCCGGGCCTGGTACGGGAGAGCTGGTTCAAGGGCTCCGAGACGCTTCCGAGCGCGATGGCGGCAGCCGAGAAGGCGGAGCCTTATGCAGTGAAGGAAATTCTGTATAACTTCAACTTTACGCTGGAAGAGACGGATATCATGTCCTCGATCGGCAAGGATATTCAGGATTATGTTACCGAGATGGAGGCGAAGTTCGTCAATGGCTCCGCATCCTTCGACCAGTGGGACGAGTATGTGAACACGCTGAACAAGATGGGCCTGGAGGAATACATGCGAGTGTATCAGGCGGCATACGACCGCTATCAGGCGGAGTAA